CCGCCGAGCGAACATGATCAATTTCTTCTGTGATAATCCTAACTCCGTTGGACAGCAGCGTCTTTTTATACAATAAATTCACACTCCCTCTTAAATCCTATCATAAAAGGAAATAATCGTTTTCAGAAACGATTTTTCTCCTACTTCATTTTCGCTGACTAAAGGAACGCTGTTAATCTTTTGCTCTCCTAACCACACTTCTAAACGACCTACGCGTTCTCCTGCACGTACTGGAAGATTTTTAAGTTTTTCCCACTCAATCCGCGTCGTCAGCTTCTCCCGTTCATTCTTGGGAATACTAACCTCCAAAGGGGCTGTTGCGATAACTCGGACAGGTTTAATTTCGCTGGGAAAGTCCCCCATGATTTGTCCTGCATCTGATAGATGAACAATTTCAGTATTTGCAAAACCCCATTCCAAGAGTTTTTTTGAATCTCCAAAACGATCGGGGGCATTGAGGACAACGGCCAACAATTGTCGCCCTTCTTTGGTTGCTGAAGCCACGAGACATTTGCCAGCGGCAGTCGTCGTTCCTGTCTTTACACCATCTGCATAGGGGTAATTCCACAATAACTTATTGGTATTTTTTAAGTCCATAAAGGTGTCTGGTTCAATAAAATGGATTTCAGTTTCTTTTAGCCGGATTATTGAGGAGAATTGTGGTATCTGCAAACCATAACGCGCCATAACAGCCAGATCATAAGCTGTAGAATAATGGTCCTTACGGGGTAAACCATTTGTATTTTTAAAATTTGTATCTTGTGCGCCTAACATCAAGGCTTTACGATTCATTAAGTCCAAAAACTTGTCTTCGCTTCCGGCAATATGCTCAGCTATGGCAACACAGGCATCATTGCCGGACCGAATTAATGCTCCCGTAATGAGTTCGTAAAGAGTGATCTTCTCTCCCGGATCCAGATGAATGGTTGATTCTCCTACTGCGGCAGCTTTCTCACTGACTGTAACAACTTCATCCGGTCGGCCTAACTCCAATCCCAAAATGGCAGTCATTATTTTAGTGGTACTAGCCGGAGGACGACGTTTATGCGCTTGTTTACTAAAGAGGACCTCCCCCGTTTTTACATCCATCAATACGGCAGCATCAGCGGTAATTCTTGAAGGCTCATTTGCAGCCACAGGCTTATTGACAGGCTTTTTTGCCGGAGCACCATGAACGGAAGGCACCATTATTAAGCAAAATCCAATAACACAAAGAATAACGCAGTAGCAAGCCTGCGTCCACTTCAGCCTGATCATTTAACCACCTCAACTTTTAGTTTGTCATGAGGTAGTATCTCCGCTCTGGTCATATGTTATTAGCTCATCAAGGGTTTGGAAATTATAACCCTCCAAAGCAAGTTGCTGGAGTATTACCGACAAAGCTTTAACTGTATTTTCTTTAGGATGCATTAAGATAATGGCACCTTCTTTTTGGGGCTTAATTCCATAACGTACAGCAGGATTAACAATCCGTTGGGCAATAACGCCCGGTGTACTTTCAGGCTTCCAGTCCACCGTATCTAATGTCCAAAGAATCGTACGATAGCCAAGTTCCTTTGCAGCCCGTAACCCGGAAGCGCCTTTCTCCCCATAGGGAGGAGCGTACAAATGCGTTTTTTTGCCGATAATTTGTTCGATAATGTTTTCCGTCTTTTTGATTTCTACTTGATTAGCAGCAACGGACAATTGATCGGGATGAGGGTGTGAATAGCCGTGGTTTTCTATCTGATGCCCTCTTCTGGAGATTTCTTTTAATAATTCCGGGTTTTTTTGGGCCCAACGGCCGGTAACAAAAAAAGTAACTTTGGCTTTGCCTTTATCTAATTCGTCTAAGATAGCCGGAATGTATTCCTCTCCCCAATCGATAT
This Desulfosporosinus orientis DSM 765 DNA region includes the following protein-coding sequences:
- a CDS encoding D-alanyl-D-alanine carboxypeptidase family protein, with product MIRLKWTQACYCVILCVIGFCLIMVPSVHGAPAKKPVNKPVAANEPSRITADAAVLMDVKTGEVLFSKQAHKRRPPASTTKIMTAILGLELGRPDEVVTVSEKAAAVGESTIHLDPGEKITLYELITGALIRSGNDACVAIAEHIAGSEDKFLDLMNRKALMLGAQDTNFKNTNGLPRKDHYSTAYDLAVMARYGLQIPQFSSIIRLKETEIHFIEPDTFMDLKNTNKLLWNYPYADGVKTGTTTAAGKCLVASATKEGRQLLAVVLNAPDRFGDSKKLLEWGFANTEIVHLSDAGQIMGDFPSEIKPVRVIATAPLEVSIPKNEREKLTTRIEWEKLKNLPVRAGERVGRLEVWLGEQKINSVPLVSENEVGEKSFLKTIISFYDRI
- a CDS encoding polysaccharide deacetylase family protein, with translation MFINLKISRRLLSLGGIFFLLFVGAVVAERWITTANAPVSQPLDQIQTDQKIMAITINIDWGEEYIPAILDELDKGKAKVTFFVTGRWAQKNPELLKEISRRGHQIENHGYSHPHPDQLSVAANQVEIKKTENIIEQIIGKKTHLYAPPYGEKGASGLRAAKELGYRTILWTLDTVDWKPESTPGVIAQRIVNPAVRYGIKPQKEGAIILMHPKENTVKALSVILQQLALEGYNFQTLDELITYDQSGDTTS